The segment CCGGATCGCCTTCGCCGAGGACCAGGATATCGCAGAACGCGAGCAACTCGCGGAAGGTCTTGCGGGCCTGCTCGATCGACCAGAGCTTGGCCCGGTAGTTCAGGTCGAAACTGACCGTCACGCGATGGCGCTTGGCGGCGGCCATCGCCTCACGCACCGCCTCAGCCGATGAGGAACTCAACGCGGGCGCCGTGCCGCAGACGTGGAAGAGCCTCGCCCCCGGCAACACCGCGTCCCAATCCACCTCGCCCGGCCCGATGCGGCTCATCGTCGAGTCGGCCCGATCGTAGACGACCGCGCTGGGCCGCGGCATCGCGCCCTGTTCGAGAAAGAACAAGCCGACCCGGCCCTCATCGGTCCAGACGATGTGCGAGGTGTCGATGCCGTGCTCGCGAATTCGGTTTTCGACCATCCGTCCCAGTGGGCTGCGCGGCAACCGGGTGACGTGGGCGGCCTTGAGGCCGAACCGTGAGGCGACCACCGCTGAGTTCATCTCCGCTCCGGTCACCACCACCTCGAACGAGGTTGCCTGCTCGATCTTCTGAAAGCCCGGCGCTCCGAGCCGCAGGAGCATTTCGCCAAACGTCACCAGATCCGCCATCGTCCGCCTCCGCGTTGAGTTATGGAACTTATGATTT is part of the Phycisphaerae bacterium genome and harbors:
- a CDS encoding sugar kinase, with the protein product MADLVTFGEMLLRLGAPGFQKIEQATSFEVVVTGAEMNSAVVASRFGLKAAHVTRLPRSPLGRMVENRIREHGIDTSHIVWTDEGRVGLFFLEQGAMPRPSAVVYDRADSTMSRIGPGEVDWDAVLPGARLFHVCGTAPALSSSSAEAVREAMAAAKRHRVTVSFDLNYRAKLWSIEQARKTFRELLAFCDILVLGEGDPGRIFGIDGDARQAAARMRETFDLKVVAATMREDLSVLRNRWTAIACTDGQVYDDVTYEMEIIDRVGGGDAFTGAFLYAYAAFDGDIRKCLQYGNAACALKHTIPGDLNWCTRQDVEDLITRGPGAGANLRIKR